The Chryseolinea soli genome contains a region encoding:
- a CDS encoding DUF4269 domain-containing protein: protein MINFENILYLQQGSSVQQRAYTVLTSHNVFTILKSFEPILTGTIPIGVNVEDSDLDIACCWYDIRAFIDCVTENFSSHSGFSLREVILKGRPTVIANFRLDDFDIEIFGQNRPVKDQESFRHMMVEYALLQEHGETLRQQVIALKRSGMKTEPAFAQLLGLTGDPYLALLKLDKGQDPNLFRG, encoded by the coding sequence GTGATAAATTTTGAGAACATTCTTTACCTCCAGCAAGGCTCAAGTGTCCAGCAACGAGCTTATACCGTCCTGACCTCGCACAACGTATTCACTATTCTAAAAAGTTTTGAACCTATTCTCACCGGCACTATTCCCATCGGTGTAAATGTTGAAGATAGCGATCTGGATATTGCGTGTTGTTGGTATGACATCAGAGCGTTCATCGATTGTGTCACCGAAAACTTCTCATCCCATTCGGGATTTTCCCTGCGCGAGGTCATACTCAAAGGCAGGCCCACTGTGATTGCCAATTTCAGATTGGATGATTTCGACATAGAGATCTTTGGTCAAAACCGACCTGTGAAAGACCAGGAATCGTTCCGGCACATGATGGTGGAGTATGCTCTGTTGCAGGAGCATGGTGAGACGTTGCGACAGCAGGTGATCGCGTTGAAAAGATCAGGGATGAAAACGGAGCCGGCATTTGCACAATTGTTGGGATTGACGGGAGATCCATATTTGGCCTTGCTCAAGCTAGACAAAGGTCAGGACCCAAATTTATTCCGCGGTTAG
- a CDS encoding M48 family metallopeptidase has protein sequence MRFVFAAVLLAAGCVPVLGQDFDAYKTLMPQGPVPKDFTERTADKVATEVTTVTGKNARQKKIKKKFVLESTFSIDDFLASGSVLFNDEVSLYLDQVLQEILKPYPDLKKKIRVYAVKSTSVNAFTTNNGLIFVNLGLLARLENEAQLAFVLSHEVVHYQKKHVINAYVTKLEIQRGHGDYRKLSVSEKGFAKSTYSKELESEADLDGGSIYLKSNYIKDSIDRVFDVLKLADFPLFWGKFQKERFESGRYVFPDSVTLANVKAIAVDENYDDSESSHPNIKKRREAVRKKFKNSSGGDDYRVSESKFQLARKIARYELCRQFLLEHRYAESLALAMSLQDENARSSYLRETIAKAYYGLALKHLDDKLKLDTTEWVGETSRVATFLKQQSPYELSVLALRQLYLCQEAAPANVEISLMLKDLMRTFGRENDGLAKNFLRTATAASAADLKYPYTQYAFLDFKEPTKFFDLLDKYSVPEKEPVIKKKRRKKSARATPLKVQKIVVVNPIYRKVDTRKRQKVRHVESEEVLVNINEKINAAAGKLDLATDIINPNTMTSGQVAQMQSNTILNDWLDERMRSDGSVSPIYNEMLQLTEKHKTEHFMWMGGLTVQRTHHMKALYVAAGVLVPSFAPFAAIHVFVPKSETLYFALVFNVRTQEMELLDMRPMALRDNKALLQSNIYYTLLKLKKQK, from the coding sequence ATGAGATTTGTGTTTGCGGCTGTCCTGTTGGCAGCCGGTTGTGTTCCAGTGTTGGGACAAGATTTTGATGCCTACAAAACCTTGATGCCCCAAGGTCCCGTTCCAAAAGATTTTACAGAGCGCACTGCCGACAAAGTGGCCACGGAGGTAACTACCGTGACCGGAAAGAACGCGCGTCAAAAAAAGATCAAGAAGAAGTTCGTGCTCGAGAGCACGTTCAGCATCGACGACTTCCTGGCCAGCGGCAGCGTGTTGTTCAACGACGAGGTGTCGCTCTACCTTGACCAGGTGTTGCAAGAGATCCTGAAGCCTTATCCTGATCTAAAAAAGAAGATCCGCGTGTACGCCGTCAAATCCACGTCGGTCAATGCGTTCACGACCAACAATGGGTTGATCTTTGTGAACCTCGGCTTGCTGGCGCGGCTGGAGAATGAGGCGCAATTGGCCTTTGTGTTGTCGCACGAAGTGGTGCACTATCAGAAGAAACACGTCATCAATGCATATGTGACCAAACTCGAGATCCAGCGGGGGCACGGCGACTATCGAAAGCTCTCGGTCAGTGAAAAAGGTTTCGCCAAAAGCACGTATTCAAAAGAGCTCGAGTCCGAAGCCGACCTCGACGGTGGCTCCATCTACCTGAAAAGCAACTATATCAAAGATTCCATCGACCGGGTTTTCGACGTGCTGAAACTGGCCGACTTCCCGTTGTTCTGGGGCAAGTTCCAGAAAGAACGCTTCGAATCGGGACGTTATGTCTTCCCCGATTCGGTCACGCTCGCCAACGTGAAAGCTATTGCCGTCGACGAGAACTATGACGATAGCGAGAGCAGTCACCCGAACATAAAAAAACGGCGCGAAGCTGTGCGCAAGAAATTTAAGAACAGCAGCGGCGGCGATGACTACCGTGTCTCGGAATCGAAATTTCAGCTGGCCCGCAAGATTGCCCGCTACGAACTGTGTCGTCAGTTTCTTTTGGAGCACCGCTATGCCGAGTCGCTGGCGCTTGCCATGAGCCTGCAAGATGAAAACGCCCGCTCTTCCTATCTGAGAGAAACGATAGCCAAAGCCTATTACGGCTTGGCCCTGAAACACCTTGACGACAAGTTAAAACTGGACACCACCGAGTGGGTAGGCGAAACCTCGCGCGTGGCAACCTTCCTGAAACAACAATCGCCTTACGAATTGAGTGTGCTGGCGCTGCGTCAACTCTACTTGTGCCAGGAAGCTGCTCCGGCCAACGTCGAGATATCGTTGATGCTGAAAGATCTGATGCGAACCTTTGGCAGGGAAAACGATGGACTCGCCAAAAATTTCCTGCGCACGGCTACGGCCGCATCCGCGGCGGATCTGAAATATCCTTACACGCAATACGCCTTTCTGGACTTCAAAGAGCCCACCAAATTCTTCGACCTGCTGGACAAGTACTCCGTGCCGGAAAAGGAACCTGTCATAAAAAAGAAGAGAAGGAAAAAGAGCGCCAGGGCAACGCCATTGAAAGTTCAGAAGATCGTGGTCGTGAACCCGATCTATAGAAAAGTGGACACCCGCAAGCGGCAAAAGGTGCGGCACGTGGAGTCGGAAGAGGTGCTGGTGAACATCAACGAAAAGATCAACGCAGCTGCCGGCAAGCTCGACCTGGCCACCGACATCATTAACCCGAACACCATGACCTCGGGGCAGGTAGCGCAAATGCAAAGCAACACCATTCTCAACGATTGGCTCGACGAACGCATGCGTTCGGATGGATCGGTCAGTCCGATCTACAACGAAATGTTGCAGCTCACGGAAAAGCACAAAACCGAACACTTTATGTGGATGGGGGGTCTCACCGTGCAGCGCACCCATCATATGAAAGCACTCTATGTGGCTGCCGGTGTTTTGGTGCCCTCGTTTGCTCCGTTTGCCGCCATCCACGTCTTTGTGCCAAAATCAGAGACCCTATACTTTGCGCTCGTATTCAACGTCCGCACACAAGAGATGGAATTGCTGGATATGCGACCGATGGCCCTTCGCGACAACAAGGCATTGCTGCAATCGAATATCTATTACACGTTATTGAAACTTAAGAAACAGAAATGA
- a CDS encoding VOC family protein: MFSTETCAQNLDISVERDYLRWQLSPCMRKTLTYGLTHLAVTVADLGRTKNFYCAVFDMEVMYDDPGFLQLTTPGCHDILVFEPGPAKKAGSVGGIAHYGFRLREADEMGKMRDKILKAGGVIQDEGEFVPGSPYIFFKDPDGYVVEVWFEMLGERDGD; encoded by the coding sequence ATGTTCAGCACGGAAACCTGTGCGCAAAACCTGGACATTTCCGTCGAACGCGACTATCTTCGTTGGCAACTTTCTCCATGTATGCGCAAAACGCTGACCTACGGTCTGACTCATTTGGCTGTGACGGTGGCTGACCTTGGCCGCACCAAGAACTTTTATTGCGCGGTGTTTGACATGGAGGTGATGTATGATGATCCCGGGTTTCTTCAGCTCACGACTCCGGGTTGCCATGATATTTTGGTCTTTGAGCCCGGGCCGGCGAAGAAAGCTGGCTCGGTGGGAGGTATCGCGCATTATGGTTTTCGGTTGCGGGAGGCGGATGAGATGGGGAAGATGCGTGATAAAATTCTTAAGGCCGGCGGTGTGATTCAGGATGAAGGGGAATTTGTGCCGGGGTCGCCTTATATTTTTTTTAAAGATCCGGATGGGTATGTGGTGGAGGTTTGGTTTGAGATGTTGGGTGAGAGGGATGGTGATTAG
- a CDS encoding DUF2264 domain-containing protein — protein sequence MIRRNFLRQVSFLTGAGFADLKGIAPGEKNKNDRELWLETLVRVAAPVLTAVSENQLKLRMPVEAQPSAVADRKKVTYLEALGRTIAGIAPWLELSEGSGAEVELRKKYVALSIAAIKNAVTPTAADYMNFTEGAQPLVDAAFLAHGLLRAPKALWGNLDATTRDHVFTALRSTRVIKPFNSNWLLFAAIVEAALLKFSGECEMSKIEYGVEQHQLWYKGDGVYGDGPDLHFDYYNSYVIHPMLLDITKTVVEATGKMTDLSALFIKRSKRYAEIQERLISPEGTFPPVGRSIAYRCGAFQLLAQMALQKQLPESLKPAQVRSALTAVIKRTLLAPQTFDDQGWLTIGFAGHQPGVGETYISTGSLYLCTVAFLPLGLGPDDEFWKGEAMDWTSRKAFAGKEFRIDKAI from the coding sequence ATGATCAGGAGAAATTTTTTGAGGCAGGTTTCATTTTTGACGGGTGCGGGATTTGCTGACTTGAAGGGGATCGCACCTGGTGAAAAAAATAAAAATGATCGGGAGCTTTGGTTGGAGACGTTGGTGCGGGTTGCTGCGCCGGTTCTTACTGCGGTTAGCGAGAATCAGTTGAAACTTCGTATGCCGGTGGAAGCTCAACCCAGTGCTGTGGCCGATCGAAAGAAAGTGACCTATCTTGAAGCTTTGGGGCGGACGATCGCGGGTATAGCGCCTTGGTTGGAGCTTTCGGAGGGGAGTGGTGCCGAGGTGGAATTGAGAAAGAAGTATGTTGCGCTTTCTATTGCTGCCATCAAAAATGCGGTAACGCCTACCGCTGCAGACTATATGAATTTTACGGAGGGCGCGCAGCCGCTTGTCGATGCGGCCTTCCTGGCGCATGGCTTGCTTCGTGCGCCGAAAGCACTTTGGGGTAACCTGGATGCGACAACACGAGATCATGTCTTCACCGCCCTTCGCTCTACCCGGGTGATCAAACCGTTCAATAGCAACTGGTTATTATTTGCCGCCATCGTGGAAGCTGCGTTGCTTAAATTTTCGGGCGAGTGTGAAATGAGTAAGATCGAGTACGGCGTCGAGCAACACCAACTGTGGTACAAAGGCGATGGTGTATATGGCGACGGCCCGGATTTGCATTTTGATTATTACAACAGCTACGTCATTCATCCGATGTTGCTGGACATTACCAAGACCGTGGTGGAAGCGACGGGGAAGATGACGGACCTGTCGGCGTTGTTTATAAAACGGTCCAAGCGTTATGCGGAGATCCAGGAGCGATTGATCTCGCCAGAAGGAACCTTTCCGCCGGTGGGAAGATCCATCGCTTATCGCTGCGGCGCCTTCCAACTGCTGGCCCAGATGGCCTTGCAAAAACAGCTTCCGGAAAGCTTGAAACCAGCACAAGTGCGGAGTGCTTTAACGGCGGTGATCAAACGAACCTTGCTGGCTCCCCAGACCTTTGATGACCAGGGATGGCTGACGATTGGTTTCGCAGGACATCAGCCCGGAGTGGGAGAGACTTATATTTCTACGGGAAGTCTTTACTTGTGCACTGTGGCGTTTCTGCCCTTGGGGCTTGGGCCGGACGACGAGTTTTGGAAAGGGGAGGCGATGGATTGGACAAGCCGGAAGGCTTTTGCGGGGAAGGAGTTTCGGATTGATAAAGCAATATGA
- a CDS encoding YncE family protein, whose translation MNSKYRTSLSVVLLGIIFVVAASWSPVTQRTTLPSKASAKASQYLYVAVPGIRDYLEYGGHGILVYDKGDNYRLVKRIPTGGLKADGTPSNVKGVAVSLATNSIYITTLEALQRIDLATENVVWEKKYEGGCDRLAISPDGKIIYLPTLEKEHWNVVDAETGDVIKQITTNSGAHNTLYGPDGTKVYLAGLRTPTLGVADTRTHAMIKQVGPFANSVRPFTINGSQTRCYVNVNELLGFEIGDMTTGSKLYHVEVQGFQKGPVKRHGCPSHGIGLTPDEKEVWLCDAFNQRLHIFDNTVMPPKQVASLEVRDQPGWITFSLDGKHAYPSTGEIIDVKTRKTLTTLKDEKGNPVMSEKVVEIHFDGKKAVETGNQFGVGRVLR comes from the coding sequence ATGAATTCGAAATACAGAACCTCCCTCTCCGTGGTCCTCCTCGGAATAATTTTCGTGGTGGCGGCATCGTGGTCACCGGTGACTCAAAGGACCACGCTACCGTCCAAGGCTTCTGCCAAAGCAAGTCAATACTTGTACGTCGCCGTCCCCGGCATCCGGGACTATCTCGAATATGGAGGACATGGCATTCTGGTCTATGACAAAGGCGATAACTACCGGCTCGTGAAACGCATTCCCACCGGTGGGCTCAAAGCAGATGGAACGCCCTCCAATGTCAAAGGTGTTGCCGTAAGTCTTGCGACCAACAGCATTTACATCACTACCCTCGAGGCCCTGCAACGCATTGACCTCGCCACGGAGAACGTGGTGTGGGAGAAAAAATATGAAGGCGGCTGCGATCGCCTTGCCATCTCCCCCGACGGAAAGATCATTTATCTCCCCACCCTGGAAAAGGAGCATTGGAATGTGGTGGATGCAGAAACGGGAGATGTGATCAAGCAGATCACAACAAACTCAGGCGCCCATAACACGCTGTATGGCCCCGACGGTACCAAGGTCTATCTGGCAGGTCTGCGCACACCGACACTCGGCGTAGCCGATACCCGCACGCACGCCATGATCAAGCAAGTGGGTCCCTTTGCCAATAGCGTCCGCCCGTTCACCATCAACGGTTCACAAACCCGCTGCTACGTCAACGTCAACGAATTGCTCGGCTTTGAGATCGGTGACATGACCACCGGAAGTAAACTTTATCACGTCGAGGTACAGGGTTTTCAAAAAGGTCCCGTAAAACGCCACGGCTGCCCCAGCCATGGTATCGGACTGACACCCGATGAAAAAGAAGTATGGCTCTGCGACGCCTTCAACCAGCGACTGCACATCTTCGATAATACCGTCATGCCGCCCAAACAGGTAGCCAGTCTCGAAGTGAGGGATCAGCCCGGCTGGATCACCTTCAGCCTGGACGGCAAACACGCCTACCCTTCCACCGGCGAGATCATCGACGTGAAGACGCGAAAGACGCTGACAACATTGAAAGATGAAAAAGGCAATCCCGTGATGAGTGAAAAGGTGGTGGAAATACACTTTGATGGCAAAAAAGCTGTAGAGACAGGCAATCAGTTTGGGGTCGGGAGAGTTCTAAGATAA
- a CDS encoding PadR family transcriptional regulator, which translates to MKRHYLGEFEELVLLVVAMIDGDAYGFSVNQEITHQTKRTVRLNQVHASLQRLEDKGMVRSKMSEPTPERGGRRRRIFTITAYGRQTLREIKSTRNQLWELIPGKI; encoded by the coding sequence ATGAAGCGACACTACCTGGGAGAGTTCGAAGAATTAGTTTTATTAGTGGTCGCCATGATCGACGGCGATGCCTATGGCTTCTCCGTAAACCAGGAAATCACCCACCAAACAAAGCGAACCGTGCGCCTCAATCAGGTCCACGCCTCCCTGCAGCGCCTGGAAGACAAAGGCATGGTCCGTTCAAAAATGAGCGAACCCACCCCGGAACGCGGCGGCCGTCGCCGACGGATCTTCACGATCACCGCATATGGTCGCCAAACGCTGCGAGAGATCAAATCCACCCGCAATCAGTTGTGGGAACTCATCCCGGGCAAAATTTAA
- a CDS encoding alpha/beta fold hydrolase, translated as MKKVISKDGTAIAYDQTGSGPPVILVDGAFCSRTFGPMPKLAPLLAPHFTAIAYDRRGRGDSGDTPPYAVQREIEDLEALINAAGGSAFVLGISSGAVLALRAAAAGLNIKKLVLYEPPFVVDRTTGHQPPADHTARLTKLIASDQRGEAVKYYLVSIIGMPSIFFYVMRLLPMWSKMKAIAPSLPYDSAVMGDFGFPAELLSSIQTPTLVSGGEKSPELLRVAVEAVSKAMPNAQRRMLAGQTHNVAAKVLAPVVVEFLKG; from the coding sequence ATGAAAAAAGTCATCTCAAAGGATGGTACCGCTATCGCCTATGATCAAACCGGATCGGGACCACCCGTCATCCTGGTGGATGGTGCCTTCTGCAGCCGGACCTTCGGCCCCATGCCCAAACTCGCCCCGCTGCTGGCACCCCATTTCACCGCGATCGCCTACGACCGAAGAGGCAGGGGTGATAGCGGTGACACGCCGCCCTATGCTGTGCAGCGAGAGATCGAAGACCTGGAAGCGCTGATCAACGCCGCAGGTGGATCGGCATTCGTGCTGGGCATATCGTCCGGGGCTGTGCTCGCGCTTCGTGCCGCTGCCGCCGGTCTCAACATAAAAAAGCTGGTGCTCTATGAGCCACCCTTTGTGGTGGATAGAACAACCGGGCATCAGCCACCGGCCGATCACACCGCGCGTCTCACAAAACTGATCGCGTCGGACCAAAGAGGCGAGGCCGTGAAATATTACCTGGTCAGTATCATCGGCATGCCCTCGATTTTTTTTTACGTGATGCGTTTGTTGCCCATGTGGTCAAAAATGAAAGCGATCGCGCCCTCGCTTCCTTACGACTCTGCCGTGATGGGAGACTTTGGTTTTCCTGCGGAGCTTCTATCGTCCATTCAAACGCCGACGCTGGTGAGTGGTGGGGAGAAAAGCCCGGAACTGCTTCGCGTCGCTGTGGAAGCTGTTTCCAAGGCTATGCCGAATGCCCAGCGGCGAATGCTGGCGGGGCAGACGCATAATGTGGCGGCGAAAGTTTTGGCTCCGGTGGTGGTGGAATTTTTAAAGGGTTGA
- a CDS encoding alpha/beta hydrolase — translation MLLSAMANAQQKEIQLYKGSAPGSESWTWKEGINDKNSLKVMTVYNVVHPTLTVLLPDPAVANGTSMIVCPGGGFHFLAINHEGHTVAKALTKMGITVFILKYRTVHIFSDNPFDDMLAAEDPKAWDAEAEPIIPLAIADGREAIAYVRKHATEYKLASDRIGIMGFSAGGMVAASTAFKYTPDNRPDFVAPVYADMAESRQSPLQPDAPPLFLVCATDDDFGFAPHAVSLYNKWYAAKRPVEIHLFGKGGHGFGVGNAANTTYGWIDQFGRWLTTEGLMKAKP, via the coding sequence ATGTTATTATCGGCAATGGCGAATGCCCAGCAAAAGGAAATCCAGCTATACAAAGGGTCGGCACCGGGCTCTGAAAGTTGGACTTGGAAGGAAGGGATCAATGACAAGAATAGCCTGAAGGTGATGACCGTTTACAATGTAGTCCATCCCACGCTGACGGTTCTTTTGCCGGATCCGGCCGTTGCCAATGGGACGTCAATGATCGTTTGCCCCGGCGGGGGATTTCATTTTCTGGCCATCAACCATGAAGGCCATACCGTAGCGAAGGCGTTGACGAAAATGGGGATCACAGTTTTTATTTTGAAGTACAGAACCGTTCACATTTTTAGCGACAACCCCTTTGATGACATGCTCGCGGCCGAGGACCCCAAAGCGTGGGATGCTGAGGCGGAGCCGATCATCCCCTTGGCCATCGCCGATGGAAGAGAAGCGATCGCCTATGTGAGGAAACACGCCACAGAATACAAACTGGCCTCCGACCGCATCGGCATCATGGGATTTTCGGCAGGGGGGATGGTAGCCGCTTCAACGGCCTTTAAATACACTCCGGACAATCGCCCTGATTTTGTGGCTCCTGTCTATGCCGACATGGCCGAGTCACGACAGTCACCGCTACAGCCGGATGCGCCACCGTTATTCCTGGTATGTGCTACAGATGATGACTTTGGATTTGCCCCACATGCCGTAAGCCTTTACAATAAATGGTATGCCGCGAAGCGCCCGGTCGAGATACACCTCTTTGGCAAAGGTGGTCACGGGTTCGGGGTGGGCAATGCCGCCAACACGACCTATGGATGGATTGACCAGTTTGGGAGGTGGTTGACAACGGAAGGGCTGATGAAAGCCAAACCGTGA
- a CDS encoding ABC transporter permease has product MNTNNSPKPHPPRWAEKFVKWYCAPHLADEILGDMQEEFDHNVKFFGERRARREYVRNVIGFFKPFAIKRKTETQGWPTGGSQMRSHYFTVAFRNLSRQKTFSIINIAGLSLGLACCMLIALYTKDETSYDKFHQRIDQIYQLTCTRIEKNKKDEKFASAAMVQGPAFKQEISEIEDFVRVKPAQVTIMNGTEILTENVQWVDEKFFTIFSFRLISGNPEKVLSDIHSLVLTETAALKYFGTTDAIGQRLSIQIDGRFEPFQVSGISKDPPQNSTLKFTMLLPFNYLAEIHPDKGWHWVSFPTYFVLGPQADPVAVIAKMRAVYQTQAKMEIDEMKRQGYDNKTLWGLQPFAHMHLNTEYQGTPESSDPIYSYILSGIAVFILLIACINFINLAIAQSLRRSREIGIRKVIGGLRVQLIRQFLSESFALCFIAFVIALAIALLVLPVFNELSNKQLSLTYLLDLNLVTGGIGLYVIIGLATGFYPALVLSGFNPAKALYNRVQYSGKNYLSKSLVVIQFALATFLIIATFFLYAQFDFLTQKDLGYNDKNLVEVTINRAIMDKALTRTLKNEFSRLPGVELIAPRNVGHFGGLTKANENEITATYTHVDEDFIPTLRVALAEGRNFSKAFPGDSIYSVLVNQTFVNEAGWTNAIGKTIDYMSLPDWGDKKMTVVGVVKDFHSESLKERIKPEILTYEPKLPLGKFLVRIAPDHVPETLHAMEGLFLKMFPHDAFQYAFKDDLNRNYYQAENKWKQIITIAACLAIFISCIGLFGLTALNTESRTKEIGIRKVLGASVTQIIGTISGGIIKLVLIGLVIATPLVWYAVDSWLRNFAYRVELTPVTFLSAGLFVTGIALITVSLQAMKAALANPTKSLKSE; this is encoded by the coding sequence ATGAATACTAATAATTCCCCGAAACCGCATCCACCCCGTTGGGCTGAAAAATTTGTAAAATGGTACTGCGCCCCACATTTAGCCGACGAAATCCTGGGAGACATGCAGGAGGAGTTCGATCACAACGTCAAGTTTTTTGGAGAACGAAGGGCACGTCGCGAATATGTTCGGAATGTCATTGGATTTTTTAAGCCCTTTGCCATCAAGCGCAAAACGGAAACACAGGGATGGCCCACCGGGGGAAGTCAAATGCGAAGCCATTATTTCACGGTCGCCTTTCGCAACCTGTCCAGACAGAAGACATTTTCCATCATCAATATTGCCGGACTCAGCCTGGGTCTTGCGTGTTGCATGCTCATCGCTTTGTACACAAAGGATGAGACCAGCTATGACAAGTTCCACCAGCGGATCGACCAGATTTATCAACTCACCTGCACGCGAATCGAGAAAAATAAAAAAGATGAAAAATTCGCGAGCGCCGCAATGGTCCAGGGGCCTGCATTCAAACAGGAGATCTCCGAGATCGAAGATTTTGTCCGCGTGAAGCCAGCACAAGTAACCATCATGAACGGCACAGAAATTCTTACTGAAAACGTTCAGTGGGTGGATGAGAAATTCTTTACAATTTTTTCTTTCCGGCTTATATCGGGTAACCCGGAGAAAGTCCTCTCCGATATTCATTCCCTGGTGCTGACCGAAACCGCCGCATTAAAATATTTCGGAACAACCGACGCCATCGGGCAAAGGTTGTCGATACAAATCGATGGTCGTTTCGAGCCTTTCCAGGTTTCGGGAATATCCAAAGACCCACCGCAGAACTCCACCCTCAAGTTCACCATGCTGCTGCCCTTCAACTATCTCGCGGAGATCCATCCCGACAAGGGCTGGCATTGGGTTTCGTTCCCCACCTACTTTGTTCTCGGCCCGCAGGCTGACCCGGTTGCGGTCATCGCAAAAATGCGTGCTGTTTATCAGACCCAGGCAAAAATGGAGATCGATGAAATGAAACGCCAGGGGTATGACAACAAAACGCTCTGGGGACTTCAGCCTTTCGCACACATGCACCTCAACACCGAATACCAGGGAACGCCGGAGAGCAGCGATCCGATCTACAGTTATATTTTGTCGGGCATAGCCGTATTTATTTTACTGATCGCCTGTATCAATTTCATCAACCTGGCCATCGCCCAATCACTGCGGCGCAGTCGTGAGATTGGGATACGCAAAGTCATCGGTGGGCTTCGCGTTCAGTTGATCCGGCAATTTCTGAGCGAATCATTTGCGCTGTGCTTTATTGCTTTCGTTATTGCGCTCGCCATCGCGCTCCTGGTGTTGCCGGTTTTTAATGAATTGTCGAATAAACAATTAAGCCTGACCTATCTTTTGGATTTGAATCTTGTGACGGGCGGCATCGGGCTGTATGTTATTATCGGGTTGGCTACGGGGTTCTATCCTGCTTTGGTTTTATCCGGGTTCAATCCAGCAAAAGCATTGTACAACCGCGTGCAGTATTCCGGCAAAAACTACCTATCGAAGAGCCTGGTGGTGATCCAGTTTGCGCTGGCAACTTTTCTGATCATCGCCACCTTTTTCCTGTACGCGCAATTCGATTTCCTGACGCAGAAAGATCTGGGCTACAACGATAAGAATCTCGTTGAAGTAACGATCAACCGCGCCATCATGGACAAAGCCCTGACGCGCACGTTGAAGAATGAATTCTCACGCTTGCCCGGCGTGGAGTTGATTGCCCCCCGGAATGTCGGGCACTTTGGAGGGTTAACAAAAGCGAATGAAAATGAAATCACTGCCACATATACGCACGTGGATGAAGATTTTATTCCAACACTGCGTGTAGCGCTGGCAGAAGGACGCAATTTCTCAAAAGCATTTCCGGGCGACTCCATCTATTCTGTACTTGTCAATCAGACCTTTGTAAACGAAGCGGGCTGGACCAATGCTATCGGCAAAACTATCGACTACATGAGCCTTCCGGATTGGGGAGATAAGAAGATGACTGTTGTCGGTGTGGTAAAGGATTTTCACAGTGAATCGCTAAAAGAAAGGATCAAACCGGAGATTCTCACCTATGAACCCAAACTACCGCTGGGAAAGTTTCTCGTCCGTATAGCCCCGGATCACGTTCCCGAAACCCTCCATGCGATGGAAGGTCTGTTCCTAAAAATGTTTCCTCACGACGCCTTCCAATACGCATTCAAAGATGACTTGAACCGGAACTACTACCAGGCTGAAAACAAGTGGAAACAGATCATCACCATAGCCGCCTGCCTTGCCATTTTTATTTCCTGTATCGGATTGTTCGGACTCACAGCATTAAACACAGAAAGCCGAACAAAAGAAATCGGCATCCGGAAAGTGTTGGGCGCTTCCGTGACGCAGATCATTGGCACAATTTCCGGCGGCATCATCAAACTAGTGCTCATTGGCTTAGTTATCGCCACTCCCTTGGTCTGGTACGCTGTTGATAGCTGGCTCAGGAATTTTGCATACCGGGTAGAGCTAACCCCGGTGACTTTTCTTTCCGCGGGACTGTTTGTAACAGGAATCGCCCTTATCACGGTGAGCCTGCAGGCCATGAAAGCAGCGTTGGCAAACCCTACGAAATCACTAAAGAGCGAATAA